A window of the Lolium perenne isolate Kyuss_39 chromosome 7, Kyuss_2.0, whole genome shotgun sequence genome harbors these coding sequences:
- the LOC127301714 gene encoding chlorophyll a-b binding protein 4, chloroplastic: MASITARAPVVALRPSTSVNSALFGHSSRVGQASSSLSTKRSLRVEAKGEWLPGATSPAYLDGKLPGDNGFDPLGLAEDPENLRWFVQAELVNGRWAMLGVAGMLVPELLTKIGLINAPEWYDAGKGEYFASSSTLFVIEFILFHYVEIRRWQDIKNPGCVNQDPIFKSYSLPPHECGYPGSVFNPLNFAPTLEAKEKELANGRLAMLAFLGFSVQHSVTGKGPLENLFQHLSDPWHNTIIQTFSG; this comes from the exons ATGGCGTCGATCACCGCCCGCGCCCCCGTCGTGGCCTTGCGCCCGTCGACCTCGGTTAACTCTGCCTTGTTCGGACACTCCAGCCGCGTTGGCCAGGCCTCGTCGTCTTTGTCGACGAAGCGTAGCCTCCGGGTGGAGGCCAAGGGCGAGTGGCTCCCCGGCGCAACCTCCCCGGCCTACCTCGACGGCAA GCTGCCCGGCGACAACGGGTTCGACCCGCTGGGCCTGGCGGAGGACCCGGAGAACCTGCGGTGGTTCGTGCAGGCGGAGCTGGTGAACGGGCGGTGGGCGATGCTGGGCGTGGCCGGGATGCTGGTGCCGGAGCTGCTGACCAAGATCGGGCTCATCAACGCGCCCGAGTGGTACGACGCCGGCAAGGGGGAGTacttcgcctcctcctccacgctcTTCGTCATCGAGTTCATCCTCTTCCACTACGTCGAGATCCGGCGGTGGCAGGACATCAAGAACCCGGGGTGCGTCAACCAGGACCCCATCTTCAAGAGCTACAGCCTGCCGCCCCACGAGTGCGGATACCCAGGCAGCGTCTTCAACCCGCTCAACTTCGCGCCCACGCTCGAGGCCAAGGAGAAGGAGCTCGCCAACG GGCGGCTGGCCATGCTCGCCTTCCTGGGCTTCTCGGTGCAGCACAGCGTCACCGGCAAGGGGCCGCTCGAGAACCTGTTCCAGCACTTGTCTGACCCGTGGCACAACACCATCATCCAGACCTTCTCCGGCTAA
- the LOC127301717 gene encoding polypyrimidine tract-binding protein homolog 1 isoform X1, translating into MPSGSTQFRYTQTPSKVLHLRNMPWESTEEELVDLCKPFGRVVNTMCNVGANRNQAFVEFADQNQAISMVSYYASSSEPAQVRGKTVYIQYSNRQEITNNKGTGDSSGNVLLVTFEGVQPNDVSIDVIHLVFSAFGFVHKIATFEKAAGFQALIQYTDAPTALEAKNSLDGRSIPRYLLPEHVSICHLRITFSAHKDLNIKFQSHRSRDYTNPYLPVNPTAIEGIAQPTLGSDGKIKEPESNVLLASIENMQYAVGVDVLHTVFSSFGTVQKIAMFEKNGGMQALIQYPDITTAGVAKQALEGHCIYDGGYCKLHLSYSRHTDLNVKANDERSRDYTVSNPSAQVQAAGQAPGLSTPGTAWQSTMPAASSFYGSSAGATPVGQVRAWNPNMQQGAFASASTSYPTQSLMAHSAPHYPVIGSSSGAPPMLYQASHQMAQYGAPRAAPLHAPLAGQPMYFPK; encoded by the exons ATGCCGTCGGGATCGACGCAGTTCCGGTACACGCAGACGCCGTCCAAGGTGCTGCACCTGCGGAACATGCCGTGGGAGAGCACCGAGGAGGAGCTCGTCGACCTCTGCAAGCCCTTCGGCAGGGTCGTCAACACCATGTGTAACGTCGGCGCCAACCGCAACCAGGCCTTCGTCGAGTTC GCTGATCAAAACCAGGCAATTTCAATGGTTTCATATTATGCTTCATCTTCAGAACCTGCCCAAGTTCGTGGTAAAACTGTATATATCCAGTATTCAAATAGGCAAGAAATAACAAATAATAAAGGCACTGGGGATTCTTCTGGCAATGTCCTGCTTGTCACCTTTGAAGGTGTCCAGCCTAATGATGTTAGCATAGATGTTATTCATTTG GTATTTTCTGCTTTTGGGTTTGTTCACAAGATAGCAACATTTGAGAAAGCTGCTGGTTTCCAG GCGCTTATCCAATATACTGATGCTCCAACTGCTCTAGAAGCAAAAAATTCGTTGGATGGAAGAAGCATCCCGAG ATATCTACTGCCCGAACATGTCAGCATTTGTCATCTGCGCATAACATTTTCTGCACACAAAGATTTGAATATTAAATTCCAGTCACATCGCAGCAG GGATTACACAAATCCTTATCTTCCTGTTAATCCAACTGCAATTGAGGGGATTGCACAG CCCACATTAGGCTCTGATGGGAAGATTAAGGAGCCTGAGAGCAATGTACTTTTAGCATCAATTGAGAATATGCAGTATGCTGTGGGAGTGGATGTTCTGCACACT GTGTTTTCTTCTTTTGGTACTGTCCAAAAGATTGCAATGTTCGAGAAGAATGGTGGAATGCAGGCTCTGATTCAGTATCCAG ATATAACAACAGCAGGAGTTGCTAAACAAGCCTTGGAGGGGCATTGCATATATGATGGTGGTTACTGTAAGCTTCATCTGTCATACTCTCGTCATACTGATCTCAATGTAAAG GCAAATGATGAGAGAAGCCGAGACTACACTGTCTCAAATCCGAGTGCCCAGGTGCAAGCTGCAGGACAAGCCCCAGGACTAAGCACCCCAGGAACGGCATGGCAAAGCACCATGCCAGCTGCTTCCTCCTTTTATGGAAGCTCAGCAGGAGCGACCCCTGTTGGACAAGTGCGAGCTTGGAATCCTAACATGCAGCAAGGGGCATTTGCATCTGCATCAACCTCGTACCCAACACAATCTTTGATGGCACACTCAGCTCCGCACTATCCTGTAATTGGATCCAGTTCTGGTGCTCCGCCAATGTTGTACCAAGCATCACATCAGATGGCCCAGTATGGCGCACCCCGTGCTGCTCCGCTTCATGCACCCTTGGCTGGCCAGCCGATGTACTTCCCGAAATAA
- the LOC127301717 gene encoding polypyrimidine tract-binding protein homolog 1 isoform X2, producing MPSGSTQFRYTQTPSKVLHLRNMPWESTEEELVDLCKPFGRVVNTMCNVGANRNQAFVEFADQNQAISMVSYYASSSEPAQVRGKTVYIQYSNRQEITNNKGTGDSSGNVLLVTFEGVQPNDVSIDVIHLVFSAFGFVHKIATFEKAAGFQALIQYTDAPTALEAKNSLDGRSIPRYLLPEHVSICHLRITFSAHKDLNIKFQSHRSRDYTNPYLPVNPTAIEGIAQPTLGSDGKIKEPESNVLLASIENMQYAVGVDVLHTVFSSFGTVQKIAMFEKNGGMQALIQYPDITTAGVAKQALEGHCIYDGGYCK from the exons ATGCCGTCGGGATCGACGCAGTTCCGGTACACGCAGACGCCGTCCAAGGTGCTGCACCTGCGGAACATGCCGTGGGAGAGCACCGAGGAGGAGCTCGTCGACCTCTGCAAGCCCTTCGGCAGGGTCGTCAACACCATGTGTAACGTCGGCGCCAACCGCAACCAGGCCTTCGTCGAGTTC GCTGATCAAAACCAGGCAATTTCAATGGTTTCATATTATGCTTCATCTTCAGAACCTGCCCAAGTTCGTGGTAAAACTGTATATATCCAGTATTCAAATAGGCAAGAAATAACAAATAATAAAGGCACTGGGGATTCTTCTGGCAATGTCCTGCTTGTCACCTTTGAAGGTGTCCAGCCTAATGATGTTAGCATAGATGTTATTCATTTG GTATTTTCTGCTTTTGGGTTTGTTCACAAGATAGCAACATTTGAGAAAGCTGCTGGTTTCCAG GCGCTTATCCAATATACTGATGCTCCAACTGCTCTAGAAGCAAAAAATTCGTTGGATGGAAGAAGCATCCCGAG ATATCTACTGCCCGAACATGTCAGCATTTGTCATCTGCGCATAACATTTTCTGCACACAAAGATTTGAATATTAAATTCCAGTCACATCGCAGCAG GGATTACACAAATCCTTATCTTCCTGTTAATCCAACTGCAATTGAGGGGATTGCACAG CCCACATTAGGCTCTGATGGGAAGATTAAGGAGCCTGAGAGCAATGTACTTTTAGCATCAATTGAGAATATGCAGTATGCTGTGGGAGTGGATGTTCTGCACACT GTGTTTTCTTCTTTTGGTACTGTCCAAAAGATTGCAATGTTCGAGAAGAATGGTGGAATGCAGGCTCTGATTCAGTATCCAG ATATAACAACAGCAGGAGTTGCTAAACAAGCCTTGGAGGGGCATTGCATATATGATGGTGGTTACT GCAAATGA
- the LOC127301717 gene encoding polypyrimidine tract-binding protein homolog 1 isoform X4, whose translation MPSGSTQFRYTQTPSKVLHLRNMPWESTEEELVDLCKPFGRVVNTMCNVGANRNQAFVEFADQNQAISMVSYYASSSEPAQVRGKTVYIQYSNRQEITNNKGTGDSSGNVLLVTFEGVQPNDVSIDVIHLVFSAFGFVHKIATFEKAAGFQALIQYTDAPTALEAKNSLDGRSIPRYLLPEHVSICHLRITFSAHKDLNIKFQSHRSRDYTNPYLPVNPTAIEGIAQPTLGSDGKIKEPESNVLLASIENMQYAVGVDVLHTVFSSFGTVQKIAMFEKNGGMQALIQYPERCWSS comes from the exons ATGCCGTCGGGATCGACGCAGTTCCGGTACACGCAGACGCCGTCCAAGGTGCTGCACCTGCGGAACATGCCGTGGGAGAGCACCGAGGAGGAGCTCGTCGACCTCTGCAAGCCCTTCGGCAGGGTCGTCAACACCATGTGTAACGTCGGCGCCAACCGCAACCAGGCCTTCGTCGAGTTC GCTGATCAAAACCAGGCAATTTCAATGGTTTCATATTATGCTTCATCTTCAGAACCTGCCCAAGTTCGTGGTAAAACTGTATATATCCAGTATTCAAATAGGCAAGAAATAACAAATAATAAAGGCACTGGGGATTCTTCTGGCAATGTCCTGCTTGTCACCTTTGAAGGTGTCCAGCCTAATGATGTTAGCATAGATGTTATTCATTTG GTATTTTCTGCTTTTGGGTTTGTTCACAAGATAGCAACATTTGAGAAAGCTGCTGGTTTCCAG GCGCTTATCCAATATACTGATGCTCCAACTGCTCTAGAAGCAAAAAATTCGTTGGATGGAAGAAGCATCCCGAG ATATCTACTGCCCGAACATGTCAGCATTTGTCATCTGCGCATAACATTTTCTGCACACAAAGATTTGAATATTAAATTCCAGTCACATCGCAGCAG GGATTACACAAATCCTTATCTTCCTGTTAATCCAACTGCAATTGAGGGGATTGCACAG CCCACATTAGGCTCTGATGGGAAGATTAAGGAGCCTGAGAGCAATGTACTTTTAGCATCAATTGAGAATATGCAGTATGCTGTGGGAGTGGATGTTCTGCACACT GTGTTTTCTTCTTTTGGTACTGTCCAAAAGATTGCAATGTTCGAGAAGAATGGTGGAATGCAGGCTCTGATTCAGTATCCAG AGAGGTGTTGGAGTTCGTGA
- the LOC127301717 gene encoding polypyrimidine tract-binding protein homolog 1 isoform X3 translates to MPSGSTQFRYTQTPSKVLHLRNMPWESTEEELVDLCKPFGRVVNTMCNVGANRNQAFVEFADQNQAISMVSYYASSSEPAQVRGKTVYIQYSNRQEITNNKGTGDSSGNVLLVTFEGVQPNDVSIDVIHLVFSAFGFVHKIATFEKAAGFQALIQYTDAPTALEAKNSLDGRSIPRYLLPEHVSICHLRITFSAHKDLNIKFQSHRSRDYTNPYLPVNPTAIEGIAQPTLGSDGKIKEPESNVLLASIENMQYAVGVDVLHTVFSSFGTVQKIAMFEKNGGMQALIQYPAERCWSS, encoded by the exons ATGCCGTCGGGATCGACGCAGTTCCGGTACACGCAGACGCCGTCCAAGGTGCTGCACCTGCGGAACATGCCGTGGGAGAGCACCGAGGAGGAGCTCGTCGACCTCTGCAAGCCCTTCGGCAGGGTCGTCAACACCATGTGTAACGTCGGCGCCAACCGCAACCAGGCCTTCGTCGAGTTC GCTGATCAAAACCAGGCAATTTCAATGGTTTCATATTATGCTTCATCTTCAGAACCTGCCCAAGTTCGTGGTAAAACTGTATATATCCAGTATTCAAATAGGCAAGAAATAACAAATAATAAAGGCACTGGGGATTCTTCTGGCAATGTCCTGCTTGTCACCTTTGAAGGTGTCCAGCCTAATGATGTTAGCATAGATGTTATTCATTTG GTATTTTCTGCTTTTGGGTTTGTTCACAAGATAGCAACATTTGAGAAAGCTGCTGGTTTCCAG GCGCTTATCCAATATACTGATGCTCCAACTGCTCTAGAAGCAAAAAATTCGTTGGATGGAAGAAGCATCCCGAG ATATCTACTGCCCGAACATGTCAGCATTTGTCATCTGCGCATAACATTTTCTGCACACAAAGATTTGAATATTAAATTCCAGTCACATCGCAGCAG GGATTACACAAATCCTTATCTTCCTGTTAATCCAACTGCAATTGAGGGGATTGCACAG CCCACATTAGGCTCTGATGGGAAGATTAAGGAGCCTGAGAGCAATGTACTTTTAGCATCAATTGAGAATATGCAGTATGCTGTGGGAGTGGATGTTCTGCACACT GTGTTTTCTTCTTTTGGTACTGTCCAAAAGATTGCAATGTTCGAGAAGAATGGTGGAATGCAGGCTCTGATTCAGTATCCAG CAGAGAGGTGTTGGAGTTCGTGA
- the LOC127301717 gene encoding polypyrimidine tract-binding protein homolog 1 isoform X5: MPSGSTQFRYTQTPSKVLHLRNMPWESTEEELVDLCKPFGRVVNTMCNVGANRNQAFVEFADQNQAISMVSYYASSSEPAQVRGKTVYIQYSNRQEITNNKGTGDSSGNVLLVTFEGVQPNDVSIDVIHLVFSAFGFVHKIATFEKAAGFQALIQYTDAPTALEAKNSLDGRSIPRYLLPEHVSICHLRITFSAHKDLNIKFQSHRSRDYTNPYLPVNPTAIEGIAQPTLGSDGKIKEPESNVLLASIENMQYAVGVDVLHTVFSSFGTVQKIAMFEKNGGMQALIQYPVCLFRC; this comes from the exons ATGCCGTCGGGATCGACGCAGTTCCGGTACACGCAGACGCCGTCCAAGGTGCTGCACCTGCGGAACATGCCGTGGGAGAGCACCGAGGAGGAGCTCGTCGACCTCTGCAAGCCCTTCGGCAGGGTCGTCAACACCATGTGTAACGTCGGCGCCAACCGCAACCAGGCCTTCGTCGAGTTC GCTGATCAAAACCAGGCAATTTCAATGGTTTCATATTATGCTTCATCTTCAGAACCTGCCCAAGTTCGTGGTAAAACTGTATATATCCAGTATTCAAATAGGCAAGAAATAACAAATAATAAAGGCACTGGGGATTCTTCTGGCAATGTCCTGCTTGTCACCTTTGAAGGTGTCCAGCCTAATGATGTTAGCATAGATGTTATTCATTTG GTATTTTCTGCTTTTGGGTTTGTTCACAAGATAGCAACATTTGAGAAAGCTGCTGGTTTCCAG GCGCTTATCCAATATACTGATGCTCCAACTGCTCTAGAAGCAAAAAATTCGTTGGATGGAAGAAGCATCCCGAG ATATCTACTGCCCGAACATGTCAGCATTTGTCATCTGCGCATAACATTTTCTGCACACAAAGATTTGAATATTAAATTCCAGTCACATCGCAGCAG GGATTACACAAATCCTTATCTTCCTGTTAATCCAACTGCAATTGAGGGGATTGCACAG CCCACATTAGGCTCTGATGGGAAGATTAAGGAGCCTGAGAGCAATGTACTTTTAGCATCAATTGAGAATATGCAGTATGCTGTGGGAGTGGATGTTCTGCACACT GTGTTTTCTTCTTTTGGTACTGTCCAAAAGATTGCAATGTTCGAGAAGAATGGTGGAATGCAGGCTCTGATTCAGTATCCAG TTTGTTTATTCAGATGTTAG